The following are from one region of the Scylla paramamosain isolate STU-SP2022 chromosome 23, ASM3559412v1, whole genome shotgun sequence genome:
- the LOC135112202 gene encoding valine--tRNA ligase, mitochondrial-like isoform X3 — translation MQRETGLCVCLYILTEAFVRPYDAGLVYRKEALVNWCCSLQSAILDIEVDHLHLTGPTELAVPGYSKPVSFGKMWDFPYRLADSGSFGARSRHRRRPRLCRAAVSTWCHSCTGGLGIAGWTTSQTGVSPGSSGGAAECQCTTLLQQMARRCGWRLLGGGCKAEGCGEGRRKIWTSVSPLASPFASLGWPGQGRGETMPDLARFYATTLKTGHGILLWVAQVVMPGLDLTGRLSFETVLLHGLQGDGGGHKTSKSWGSVINPLDVISGASLEVCDLPVLCVLYWCSLAVVSSTLTAGIPECGADALWSTLCSTSFRKPSPQTMSGGGCVLR, via the exons ATGCAGCGAGAGActggcctgtgtgtctgtctgtacatcC TGACGGAAGCGTTTGTCCGTCCGTACGATGCTGGGCTGGTGTACCGCAAGGAGGCTCTCGTCAACTGGTGCTGCAGCCTTCAGTCGGCCATCTTGGACATTGAAGTGGACCACCTGCACCTGACAGGACCCACGGAGCTGGCAGTCCCGGGGTACAGCAAACCGGTCAGCTTCGGAAAGATGTGGGACTTCCCTTACAGACTGGCAGACTCAG gTTCGTTCGGTGCAAGGAGTCGGCACAGGAGGCGTCCGAGGCTGTGCAGAGCGGCTGTCTCAACTTGGTGCCACAGCTGCACAGGAGGGCTTGGCATAGCTGGCTGGACAACATCACAGACTGGTGTGTCTCCCGGCAGCTCTGGTGGGGCCGCAGAATGCCAGTGTACCACATTACTGCAGCAGATGGCGaggaggtgtgggtggcggcTGCTCGGAGGAGGATGCAAGGCGGAAGgctgtggagaaggaag gaggaagatctGGACATCTGTTTCTCCTCTGGCCTCTCCCTTTGCCTCGCTGGGCTGGCCGGgtcaggggaggggagagaccaTGCCTGACCTTGCTCGCTTCTACGCAACGACCTTGAAGACGGGTCACGGCATCCTCTTGTGGGTGGCTCAGGTGGTCATGCCGGGACTCGACTTGACGGGGAGGCTTTCCTTTGAG actgtgctgctgcatggcctccagggtgatggtggcggccacAAGACGTCCAAGTCCTGGGGCAGTGTGATAAACCCCCTGGATGTCATCAGTGGGGCGTCCCTGGAGGTGTGTGACTTGCCGGTGCTGTGTGTTCTGTACTGGTGTTCATTGGCTGTGGTGAGCAGTACCTTGACAGCAG GCATCCCAGAGTGTGGAGCTGATGCCCTTTGGTCCACCCTGTGCTCCACCAGCTTCAGGA AACCGTCACCCCAAACAATGAGTGGTGGAGGGTGCGTTCTGCGTTGA
- the LOC135112202 gene encoding valine--tRNA ligase-like isoform X2: MQRETGLCVCLYILTEAFVRPYDAGLVYRKEALVNWCCSLQSAILDIEVDHLHLTGPTELAVPGYSKPVSFGKMWDFPYRLADSGSFGARSRHRRRPRLCRAAVSTWCHSCTGGLGIAGWTTSQTGVSPGSSGGAAECQCTTLLQQMARRCGWRLLGGGCKAEGCGEGRRKIWTSVSPLASPFASLGWPGQGRGETMPDLARFYATTLKTGHGILLWVAQVVMPGLDLTGRLSFETVLLHGLQGDGGGHKTSKSWGSVINPLDVISGASLEVCDLPVLCVLYWCSLAVVSSTLTAGTVREGGGDPECGRSTHWSRMNSPTGIPECGADALWSTLCSTSFRSQCGIDICG, from the exons ATGCAGCGAGAGActggcctgtgtgtctgtctgtacatcC TGACGGAAGCGTTTGTCCGTCCGTACGATGCTGGGCTGGTGTACCGCAAGGAGGCTCTCGTCAACTGGTGCTGCAGCCTTCAGTCGGCCATCTTGGACATTGAAGTGGACCACCTGCACCTGACAGGACCCACGGAGCTGGCAGTCCCGGGGTACAGCAAACCGGTCAGCTTCGGAAAGATGTGGGACTTCCCTTACAGACTGGCAGACTCAG gTTCGTTCGGTGCAAGGAGTCGGCACAGGAGGCGTCCGAGGCTGTGCAGAGCGGCTGTCTCAACTTGGTGCCACAGCTGCACAGGAGGGCTTGGCATAGCTGGCTGGACAACATCACAGACTGGTGTGTCTCCCGGCAGCTCTGGTGGGGCCGCAGAATGCCAGTGTACCACATTACTGCAGCAGATGGCGaggaggtgtgggtggcggcTGCTCGGAGGAGGATGCAAGGCGGAAGgctgtggagaaggaag gaggaagatctGGACATCTGTTTCTCCTCTGGCCTCTCCCTTTGCCTCGCTGGGCTGGCCGGgtcaggggaggggagagaccaTGCCTGACCTTGCTCGCTTCTACGCAACGACCTTGAAGACGGGTCACGGCATCCTCTTGTGGGTGGCTCAGGTGGTCATGCCGGGACTCGACTTGACGGGGAGGCTTTCCTTTGAG actgtgctgctgcatggcctccagggtgatggtggcggccacAAGACGTCCAAGTCCTGGGGCAGTGTGATAAACCCCCTGGATGTCATCAGTGGGGCGTCCCTGGAGGTGTGTGACTTGCCGGTGCTGTGTGTTCTGTACTGGTGTTCATTGGCTGTGGTGAGCAGTACCTTGACAGCAG GTACTGtgcgagagggtggaggggaccCTGAATGCGGAAGAAGTACTCACTGGTCTCGTATGAACTCTCCCACAGGCATCCCAGAGTGTGGAGCTGATGCCCTTTGGTCCACCCTGTGCTCCACCAGCTTCAGGAGTCAGTGTGGCATAGATATATGTGGATGA
- the LOC135112202 gene encoding valine--tRNA ligase-like isoform X5: MQRETGLCVCLYILTEAFVRPYDAGLVYRKEALVNWCCSLQSAILDIEVDHLHLTGPTELAVPGYSKPVSFGKMWDFPYRLADSGSFGARSRHRRRPRLCRAAVSTWCHSCTGGLGIAGWTTSQTGVSPGSSGGAAECQCTTLLQQMARRCGWRLLGGGCKAEGCGEGRRKIWTSVSPLASPFASLGWPGQGRGETMPDLARFYATTLKTGHGILLWVAQVVMPGLDLTGRLSFETVLLHGLQGDGGGHKTSKSWGSVINPLDVISGASLEVCDLPVLCVLYWCSLAVVLCERVEGTLNAEEVLTGLV; this comes from the exons ATGCAGCGAGAGActggcctgtgtgtctgtctgtacatcC TGACGGAAGCGTTTGTCCGTCCGTACGATGCTGGGCTGGTGTACCGCAAGGAGGCTCTCGTCAACTGGTGCTGCAGCCTTCAGTCGGCCATCTTGGACATTGAAGTGGACCACCTGCACCTGACAGGACCCACGGAGCTGGCAGTCCCGGGGTACAGCAAACCGGTCAGCTTCGGAAAGATGTGGGACTTCCCTTACAGACTGGCAGACTCAG gTTCGTTCGGTGCAAGGAGTCGGCACAGGAGGCGTCCGAGGCTGTGCAGAGCGGCTGTCTCAACTTGGTGCCACAGCTGCACAGGAGGGCTTGGCATAGCTGGCTGGACAACATCACAGACTGGTGTGTCTCCCGGCAGCTCTGGTGGGGCCGCAGAATGCCAGTGTACCACATTACTGCAGCAGATGGCGaggaggtgtgggtggcggcTGCTCGGAGGAGGATGCAAGGCGGAAGgctgtggagaaggaag gaggaagatctGGACATCTGTTTCTCCTCTGGCCTCTCCCTTTGCCTCGCTGGGCTGGCCGGgtcaggggaggggagagaccaTGCCTGACCTTGCTCGCTTCTACGCAACGACCTTGAAGACGGGTCACGGCATCCTCTTGTGGGTGGCTCAGGTGGTCATGCCGGGACTCGACTTGACGGGGAGGCTTTCCTTTGAG actgtgctgctgcatggcctccagggtgatggtggcggccacAAGACGTCCAAGTCCTGGGGCAGTGTGATAAACCCCCTGGATGTCATCAGTGGGGCGTCCCTGGAGGTGTGTGACTTGCCGGTGCTGTGTGTTCTGTACTGGTGTTCATTGGCTGTG GTACTGtgcgagagggtggaggggaccCTGAATGCGGAAGAAGTACTCACTGGTCTCGTATGA
- the LOC135112202 gene encoding valine--tRNA ligase, mitochondrial-like isoform X4, whose product MQRETGLCVCLYILTEAFVRPYDAGLVYRKEALVNWCCSLQSAILDIEVDHLHLTGPTELAVPGYSKPVSFGKMWDFPYRLADSGSFGARSRHRRRPRLCRAAVSTWCHSCTGGLGIAGWTTSQTGVSPGSSGGAAECQCTTLLQQMARRCGWRLLGGGCKAEGCGEGRRKIWTSVSPLASPFASLGWPGQGRGETMPDLARFYATTLKTGHGILLWVAQVVMPGLDLTGRLSFETVLLHGLQGDGGGHKTSKSWGSVINPLDVISGASLEVCDLPVLCVLYWCSLAVVSSTLTAGIPECGADALWSTLCSTSFRSQCGIDICG is encoded by the exons ATGCAGCGAGAGActggcctgtgtgtctgtctgtacatcC TGACGGAAGCGTTTGTCCGTCCGTACGATGCTGGGCTGGTGTACCGCAAGGAGGCTCTCGTCAACTGGTGCTGCAGCCTTCAGTCGGCCATCTTGGACATTGAAGTGGACCACCTGCACCTGACAGGACCCACGGAGCTGGCAGTCCCGGGGTACAGCAAACCGGTCAGCTTCGGAAAGATGTGGGACTTCCCTTACAGACTGGCAGACTCAG gTTCGTTCGGTGCAAGGAGTCGGCACAGGAGGCGTCCGAGGCTGTGCAGAGCGGCTGTCTCAACTTGGTGCCACAGCTGCACAGGAGGGCTTGGCATAGCTGGCTGGACAACATCACAGACTGGTGTGTCTCCCGGCAGCTCTGGTGGGGCCGCAGAATGCCAGTGTACCACATTACTGCAGCAGATGGCGaggaggtgtgggtggcggcTGCTCGGAGGAGGATGCAAGGCGGAAGgctgtggagaaggaag gaggaagatctGGACATCTGTTTCTCCTCTGGCCTCTCCCTTTGCCTCGCTGGGCTGGCCGGgtcaggggaggggagagaccaTGCCTGACCTTGCTCGCTTCTACGCAACGACCTTGAAGACGGGTCACGGCATCCTCTTGTGGGTGGCTCAGGTGGTCATGCCGGGACTCGACTTGACGGGGAGGCTTTCCTTTGAG actgtgctgctgcatggcctccagggtgatggtggcggccacAAGACGTCCAAGTCCTGGGGCAGTGTGATAAACCCCCTGGATGTCATCAGTGGGGCGTCCCTGGAGGTGTGTGACTTGCCGGTGCTGTGTGTTCTGTACTGGTGTTCATTGGCTGTGGTGAGCAGTACCTTGACAGCAG GCATCCCAGAGTGTGGAGCTGATGCCCTTTGGTCCACCCTGTGCTCCACCAGCTTCAGGAGTCAGTGTGGCATAGATATATGTGGATGA
- the LOC135112202 gene encoding valine--tRNA ligase-like isoform X1, whose protein sequence is MQRETGLCVCLYILTEAFVRPYDAGLVYRKEALVNWCCSLQSAILDIEVDHLHLTGPTELAVPGYSKPVSFGKMWDFPYRLADSGSFGARSRHRRRPRLCRAAVSTWCHSCTGGLGIAGWTTSQTGVSPGSSGGAAECQCTTLLQQMARRCGWRLLGGGCKAEGCGEGRRKIWTSVSPLASPFASLGWPGQGRGETMPDLARFYATTLKTGHGILLWVAQVVMPGLDLTGRLSFETVLLHGLQGDGGGHKTSKSWGSVINPLDVISGASLEVCDLPVLCVLYWCSLAVVSSTLTAGTVREGGGDPECGRSTHWSRMNSPTGIPECGADALWSTLCSTSFRKPSPQTMSGGGCVLR, encoded by the exons ATGCAGCGAGAGActggcctgtgtgtctgtctgtacatcC TGACGGAAGCGTTTGTCCGTCCGTACGATGCTGGGCTGGTGTACCGCAAGGAGGCTCTCGTCAACTGGTGCTGCAGCCTTCAGTCGGCCATCTTGGACATTGAAGTGGACCACCTGCACCTGACAGGACCCACGGAGCTGGCAGTCCCGGGGTACAGCAAACCGGTCAGCTTCGGAAAGATGTGGGACTTCCCTTACAGACTGGCAGACTCAG gTTCGTTCGGTGCAAGGAGTCGGCACAGGAGGCGTCCGAGGCTGTGCAGAGCGGCTGTCTCAACTTGGTGCCACAGCTGCACAGGAGGGCTTGGCATAGCTGGCTGGACAACATCACAGACTGGTGTGTCTCCCGGCAGCTCTGGTGGGGCCGCAGAATGCCAGTGTACCACATTACTGCAGCAGATGGCGaggaggtgtgggtggcggcTGCTCGGAGGAGGATGCAAGGCGGAAGgctgtggagaaggaag gaggaagatctGGACATCTGTTTCTCCTCTGGCCTCTCCCTTTGCCTCGCTGGGCTGGCCGGgtcaggggaggggagagaccaTGCCTGACCTTGCTCGCTTCTACGCAACGACCTTGAAGACGGGTCACGGCATCCTCTTGTGGGTGGCTCAGGTGGTCATGCCGGGACTCGACTTGACGGGGAGGCTTTCCTTTGAG actgtgctgctgcatggcctccagggtgatggtggcggccacAAGACGTCCAAGTCCTGGGGCAGTGTGATAAACCCCCTGGATGTCATCAGTGGGGCGTCCCTGGAGGTGTGTGACTTGCCGGTGCTGTGTGTTCTGTACTGGTGTTCATTGGCTGTGGTGAGCAGTACCTTGACAGCAG GTACTGtgcgagagggtggaggggaccCTGAATGCGGAAGAAGTACTCACTGGTCTCGTATGAACTCTCCCACAGGCATCCCAGAGTGTGGAGCTGATGCCCTTTGGTCCACCCTGTGCTCCACCAGCTTCAGGA AACCGTCACCCCAAACAATGAGTGGTGGAGGGTGCGTTCTGCGTTGA
- the LOC135112202 gene encoding valine--tRNA ligase, mitochondrial-like isoform X8: protein MQRETGLCVCLYILTEAFVRPYDAGLVYRKEALVNWCCSLQSAILDIEVDHLHLTGPTELAVPGYSKPVSFGKMWDFPYRLADSGSFGARSRHRRRPRLCRAAVSTWCHSCTGGLGIAGWTTSQTGVSPGSSGGAAECQCTTLLQQMARRCGWRLLGGGCKAEGCGEGRRKIWTSVSPLASPFASLGWPGQGRGETMPDLARFYATTLKTGHGILLWVAQVVMPGLDLTGRLSFETVLLHGLQGDGGGHKTSKSWGSVINPLDVISGASLEVLCERVEGTLNAEEVLTGLV from the exons ATGCAGCGAGAGActggcctgtgtgtctgtctgtacatcC TGACGGAAGCGTTTGTCCGTCCGTACGATGCTGGGCTGGTGTACCGCAAGGAGGCTCTCGTCAACTGGTGCTGCAGCCTTCAGTCGGCCATCTTGGACATTGAAGTGGACCACCTGCACCTGACAGGACCCACGGAGCTGGCAGTCCCGGGGTACAGCAAACCGGTCAGCTTCGGAAAGATGTGGGACTTCCCTTACAGACTGGCAGACTCAG gTTCGTTCGGTGCAAGGAGTCGGCACAGGAGGCGTCCGAGGCTGTGCAGAGCGGCTGTCTCAACTTGGTGCCACAGCTGCACAGGAGGGCTTGGCATAGCTGGCTGGACAACATCACAGACTGGTGTGTCTCCCGGCAGCTCTGGTGGGGCCGCAGAATGCCAGTGTACCACATTACTGCAGCAGATGGCGaggaggtgtgggtggcggcTGCTCGGAGGAGGATGCAAGGCGGAAGgctgtggagaaggaag gaggaagatctGGACATCTGTTTCTCCTCTGGCCTCTCCCTTTGCCTCGCTGGGCTGGCCGGgtcaggggaggggagagaccaTGCCTGACCTTGCTCGCTTCTACGCAACGACCTTGAAGACGGGTCACGGCATCCTCTTGTGGGTGGCTCAGGTGGTCATGCCGGGACTCGACTTGACGGGGAGGCTTTCCTTTGAG actgtgctgctgcatggcctccagggtgatggtggcggccacAAGACGTCCAAGTCCTGGGGCAGTGTGATAAACCCCCTGGATGTCATCAGTGGGGCGTCCCTGGAG GTACTGtgcgagagggtggaggggaccCTGAATGCGGAAGAAGTACTCACTGGTCTCGTATGA
- the LOC135112202 gene encoding valine--tRNA ligase-like isoform X7, with amino-acid sequence MQRETGLCVCLYILTEAFVRPYDAGLVYRKEALVNWCCSLQSAILDIEVDHLHLTGPTELAVPGYSKPVSFGKMWDFPYRLADSGSFGARSRHRRRPRLCRAAVSTWCHSCTGGLGIAGWTTSQTGVSPGSSGGAAECQCTTLLQQMARRCGWRLLGGGCKAEGCGEGRRKIWTSVSPLASPFASLGWPGQGRGETMPDLARFYATTLKTGHGILLWVAQVVMPGLDLTGRLSFETVLLHGLQGDGGGHKTSKSWGSVINPLDVISGASLEASQSVELMPFGPPCAPPASGVSVA; translated from the exons ATGCAGCGAGAGActggcctgtgtgtctgtctgtacatcC TGACGGAAGCGTTTGTCCGTCCGTACGATGCTGGGCTGGTGTACCGCAAGGAGGCTCTCGTCAACTGGTGCTGCAGCCTTCAGTCGGCCATCTTGGACATTGAAGTGGACCACCTGCACCTGACAGGACCCACGGAGCTGGCAGTCCCGGGGTACAGCAAACCGGTCAGCTTCGGAAAGATGTGGGACTTCCCTTACAGACTGGCAGACTCAG gTTCGTTCGGTGCAAGGAGTCGGCACAGGAGGCGTCCGAGGCTGTGCAGAGCGGCTGTCTCAACTTGGTGCCACAGCTGCACAGGAGGGCTTGGCATAGCTGGCTGGACAACATCACAGACTGGTGTGTCTCCCGGCAGCTCTGGTGGGGCCGCAGAATGCCAGTGTACCACATTACTGCAGCAGATGGCGaggaggtgtgggtggcggcTGCTCGGAGGAGGATGCAAGGCGGAAGgctgtggagaaggaag gaggaagatctGGACATCTGTTTCTCCTCTGGCCTCTCCCTTTGCCTCGCTGGGCTGGCCGGgtcaggggaggggagagaccaTGCCTGACCTTGCTCGCTTCTACGCAACGACCTTGAAGACGGGTCACGGCATCCTCTTGTGGGTGGCTCAGGTGGTCATGCCGGGACTCGACTTGACGGGGAGGCTTTCCTTTGAG actgtgctgctgcatggcctccagggtgatggtggcggccacAAGACGTCCAAGTCCTGGGGCAGTGTGATAAACCCCCTGGATGTCATCAGTGGGGCGTCCCTGGAG GCATCCCAGAGTGTGGAGCTGATGCCCTTTGGTCCACCCTGTGCTCCACCAGCTTCAGGAGTCAGTGTGGCATAG
- the LOC135112202 gene encoding valine--tRNA ligase-like isoform X6: MQRETGLCVCLYILTEAFVRPYDAGLVYRKEALVNWCCSLQSAILDIEVDHLHLTGPTELAVPGYSKPVSFGKMWDFPYRLADSGSFGARSRHRRRPRLCRAAVSTWCHSCTGGLGIAGWTTSQTGVSPGSSGGAAECQCTTLLQQMARRCGWRLLGGGCKAEGCGEGRRKIWTSVSPLASPFASLGWPGQGRGETMPDLARFYATTLKTGHGILLWVAQVVMPGLDLTGRLSFETVLLHGLQGDGGGHKTSKSWGSVINPLDVISGASLEASQSVELMPFGPPCAPPASGNRHPKQ; the protein is encoded by the exons ATGCAGCGAGAGActggcctgtgtgtctgtctgtacatcC TGACGGAAGCGTTTGTCCGTCCGTACGATGCTGGGCTGGTGTACCGCAAGGAGGCTCTCGTCAACTGGTGCTGCAGCCTTCAGTCGGCCATCTTGGACATTGAAGTGGACCACCTGCACCTGACAGGACCCACGGAGCTGGCAGTCCCGGGGTACAGCAAACCGGTCAGCTTCGGAAAGATGTGGGACTTCCCTTACAGACTGGCAGACTCAG gTTCGTTCGGTGCAAGGAGTCGGCACAGGAGGCGTCCGAGGCTGTGCAGAGCGGCTGTCTCAACTTGGTGCCACAGCTGCACAGGAGGGCTTGGCATAGCTGGCTGGACAACATCACAGACTGGTGTGTCTCCCGGCAGCTCTGGTGGGGCCGCAGAATGCCAGTGTACCACATTACTGCAGCAGATGGCGaggaggtgtgggtggcggcTGCTCGGAGGAGGATGCAAGGCGGAAGgctgtggagaaggaag gaggaagatctGGACATCTGTTTCTCCTCTGGCCTCTCCCTTTGCCTCGCTGGGCTGGCCGGgtcaggggaggggagagaccaTGCCTGACCTTGCTCGCTTCTACGCAACGACCTTGAAGACGGGTCACGGCATCCTCTTGTGGGTGGCTCAGGTGGTCATGCCGGGACTCGACTTGACGGGGAGGCTTTCCTTTGAG actgtgctgctgcatggcctccagggtgatggtggcggccacAAGACGTCCAAGTCCTGGGGCAGTGTGATAAACCCCCTGGATGTCATCAGTGGGGCGTCCCTGGAG GCATCCCAGAGTGTGGAGCTGATGCCCTTTGGTCCACCCTGTGCTCCACCAGCTTCAGGA AACCGTCACCCCAAACAATGA